A portion of the Vulpes vulpes isolate BD-2025 chromosome 5, VulVul3, whole genome shotgun sequence genome contains these proteins:
- the LOC140598906 gene encoding olfactory receptor 4B1-like: MANTSNVTELIIIGLFQDPGVQRVCFVVFILVYLATVVGNGLIVLTVNVGKSLHSPMYFFLSYLSLVEIMYSSTVVPKFITDLLAKIKTISLEGCVAQIFLFHFFGVTEIFLLTVMAYDRYVAICKPLHYTTIMSRSVCRLLVAGSWLGGIIHSMVQILVAVQLPFCGPNVIDHYFCDLHPLFKLACTDTSVEGVIVLANSGLISVFSFLILVSSYIVILFNLRNHSAEGRRKALSTCASHITVVLLFFGPAIFLYMRPSSTFTEDKLVAVFYTVVTPMLNPIIYTLRNAEVKSAIRKLLWKKVNSVVE; encoded by the coding sequence ATGGCGAATACAAGTAACGTGACTGAGTTAATTATCATTGGTCTTTTCCAGGATCCAGGGGTGCAGAGAGTGTGTTTTGTGGTGTTTATTCTCGTGTACCTGGCCACAGTAGTGGGCAATGGCCTCATTGTCCTGACAGTCAATGTCGGTAAGAGTCTGCAttcccccatgtacttcttcctcagctACCTGTCCCTGGTGGAGATCATGTACTCCTCTACTGTTGTCCCTAAATTCATCACAGACTTACTTGCCAAGATTAAAACCATTTCCCTGGAGGGCTGTGTAGCTCAGATATTCCTCTTCCACTTCTTTGGAGTCACGGAGATCTTCCTGCTTACGGtaatggcctatgaccgctatgtggccatctgcaaaccccTTCACTACACAACCATCATGAGCCGGTCTGTGTGTCGCCTTCTGGTGGCTGGTTCCTGGCTTGGGGGCATAATTCACTCTATGGTCCAGATCCTTGTTGCTGTTCAGCTGCCCTTCTGTGGTCCCAATGTGATTGACCACTACTTCTGTGACCTCCATCCCTTATTCAAGCTTGCCTGCACTGACACTTCTGTGGAGGGGGTTATTGTGTTGGCCAACAGTGGGTTaatctctgttttctcctttctcatcttGGTATCCTCCTATATTGTCATCTTGTTCAACTTGAGGAACCATTCTGCAGAGGGGAGGCGCAAAGCCCTCTCCACCTGTGCCTCTCACATCACGGTGGTCCTTTTGTTCTTTGGACCTGCCATCTTTCTCTATATGCGACCCTCTTCCACCTTCACTGAGGACAAACTGGTGGCCGTGTTCTACACAGTCGTCACTCCCATGCTGAACCCCATCATCTACACACTCAGAAATGCAGAGGTCAAAAGTGCCATTAGGAAGCTGTTGTGGAAGAAAGTGAACTCAGTagtggaataa
- the LOC140598907 gene encoding olfactory receptor 4S1, translating to MGTKNNVTEFVLFGLFQSREMQLACFVVFSLFHVLTVLGNLLVIITINASKTLNAPMYFFLSHLSFADMCYPSATTPKMIADTFVGRKTISFNGCMTQLFSAHFFGGTEIFLLTAMAYDRYVAICRPLHYTAVMDRWKCGLLTGASWVGGFLHSILQTLLTVQLPFCGPNEIDNFFCDVHPLLKLACADTYVVGLIVVANSGMISLVSFIILIISYVVILLNLRSRSSEGPRKALSTCGSHIVTVLLVLLPPMFMYIRPSTTLAADKLVILFNIVMPPLLNPLIYTLRNNEVKNAMRKLFRVEGNMGEK from the coding sequence ATGGGAACCAAGAACAACGTGACTGAATTTGTGTTGTTCGGCCTTTTCCAGAGCAGGGAAATGCAGCTTGCGTGCTTTGTGGTCTTCTCCCTCTTTCACGTGCTCACTGTCCTGGGGAACCTTCTGGTCATCATCACCATTAATGCCAGCAAGACCCTGAATGCTcccatgtatttcttcctcaGCCACCTGTCTTTTGCGGACATGTGCTATCCATCTGCTACCACGCCCAAGATGATTGCTGACACTTTCGTGGGGCGAAAGACCATCTCCTTCAATGGCTGCATGACCCAGCTCTTTTCTGCCCACTTCTTTGGTGGCACTGAGATCTTTCTCCTCACAgccatggcctatgaccgctatgtggccatctgtagGCCCCTGCACTACACGGCTGTCATGGATCGGTGGAAGTGTGGTCTGCTGACAGGGGCGTCCTGGGTGGGTGGCTTCCTGCATTCCATCCTACAGACCCTCCTCACAGTCCAGCTGCCCTTTTGCGGGCCTAATGAGATTGACAACTTCTTTTGTGATGTTCATCCCTTGCTGAAGCTGGCCTGTGCAGACACTTATGTGGTGGGGCTCATTGTGGTGGCCAACAGTGGCATGATATCTCTCGTGTCCTTTATCATCCTTATCATCTCCTATGTGGTCATCTTACTGAACCTGAGAAGCCGGTCATCTGAGGGTCCGCGTAAGGCTCTCTCTACATGTGGCTCACACATCGTCACTGTTCTTTTGGTCCTTCTGCCCCCCATGTTCATGTACATTCGTCCCTCCACCACCCTGGCTGCCGACAAACTTGTCATCCTCTTTAACATTGTCATGCCACCTTTGCTGAACCCTCTGATCTACACGTTGAGGAATAATGAGGTGAAAAATGCAATGAGGAAACTGTTTAGAGTAGAGGGGAACATGGGGGAGAAGTGA